One Pseudodesulfovibrio senegalensis DNA segment encodes these proteins:
- the mutL gene encoding DNA mismatch repair endonuclease MutL, whose protein sequence is MPERASIRPLPPALRNQIAAGEVVERPASVVKELVENSLDAGAARVDVTLEQGGRSLIVVQDDGFGVPADELELAVTRHATSKIREASDLVSIGSFGFRGEALPSIASVSDFRMTSKAADADEASFIEVHAGEVHEQGPAALPAGTRVEVRGLFANVPARLKFLKTETTENKRCHNALMRISLAHPDAGFSLNVNGRESFRLPPRQELAARIGAFWPSSVCEGLRPFDVQREDYRAFGLAGLPSFAQSRGDRILLFVNGRPVSDKVMLQAVRQAYRGMLLSREYPQVLLFLEMPADQVDVNVHPAKMEVRFVDESAVFATIRRAVMQAVSDPVGGMSSGSDMPERTHQGGGVSAESPAPYGTGVLVPDNDGESVHALEPRAPQADPLGGPGFSTYREFKAMVPDPVARHADLPLAMDKPAEHRVEPQQGGVQVDPGAHASDFSPARSAQPVKLAGTDITYLGQFADTYLIIKQGGQLMLVDQHAAHERVLLHVMRARRTSGDSQPLAMPLEMALHPSEAEQLQEIWGELRAMGFLLEMDGTHRVLVKGIPPTLETGRAREYLTDALACKSGGLEDLWTMLSCKSAIKAGQPLAHDEVMALLEAWLATPDHDFCPHGRPAVIRWTAGDLERLFKRK, encoded by the coding sequence ATGCCCGAACGTGCTTCCATACGCCCCCTGCCTCCTGCATTGCGCAACCAGATCGCGGCCGGCGAGGTTGTGGAGCGTCCGGCCAGCGTGGTCAAGGAGCTGGTGGAAAACAGTCTGGATGCCGGTGCCGCGCGCGTGGACGTGACCCTGGAGCAGGGCGGGCGTTCGCTCATCGTGGTGCAGGACGATGGATTCGGCGTGCCTGCGGACGAGCTTGAGCTGGCCGTGACCCGCCACGCCACCAGCAAGATTCGCGAAGCTTCGGACCTCGTGTCCATCGGTTCGTTCGGGTTTCGGGGCGAGGCCCTGCCGAGCATTGCCTCGGTTTCGGATTTTCGCATGACCTCCAAGGCCGCGGACGCGGATGAAGCCTCGTTCATCGAGGTGCATGCGGGCGAGGTTCATGAGCAGGGGCCGGCCGCGCTGCCCGCCGGAACCCGCGTGGAAGTGCGCGGCCTGTTCGCCAATGTTCCGGCCCGGCTCAAGTTTTTGAAAACCGAGACAACGGAAAACAAGCGCTGCCACAACGCGCTCATGCGCATCAGCCTTGCGCACCCGGACGCGGGTTTTTCCCTGAACGTGAACGGCCGCGAGTCGTTTCGCCTGCCGCCCCGGCAGGAACTGGCCGCACGCATCGGTGCGTTCTGGCCGTCCAGCGTGTGCGAGGGACTGCGCCCCTTTGACGTGCAGCGCGAGGATTACCGGGCCTTTGGGCTGGCCGGGCTGCCGTCCTTTGCCCAGAGCCGGGGCGACCGCATCCTGCTGTTCGTGAACGGGCGCCCGGTTTCGGACAAGGTCATGTTGCAGGCCGTGCGCCAGGCGTACCGGGGCATGCTGCTTTCACGCGAATATCCGCAGGTGCTGCTGTTTCTGGAGATGCCTGCGGATCAGGTGGACGTGAACGTGCACCCGGCCAAGATGGAAGTGCGCTTCGTGGACGAGAGCGCGGTGTTCGCCACCATTCGCCGGGCCGTGATGCAGGCGGTTTCCGATCCTGTCGGCGGGATGTCTTCCGGCAGCGACATGCCGGAGCGTACGCATCAGGGCGGCGGTGTTTCCGCGGAATCCCCGGCCCCCTATGGCACAGGCGTGCTGGTGCCGGACAATGACGGCGAATCCGTTCATGCGCTCGAACCGCGCGCGCCGCAGGCCGACCCGCTCGGCGGCCCGGGGTTTTCCACTTACCGCGAATTCAAGGCAATGGTGCCCGATCCCGTTGCTCGGCACGCGGACCTGCCGCTGGCCATGGATAAGCCTGCGGAACACCGCGTCGAACCGCAGCAGGGAGGCGTTCAGGTCGATCCCGGAGCGCATGCTTCCGATTTTTCCCCGGCCCGCAGCGCACAACCCGTGAAACTGGCCGGGACCGACATCACCTATCTGGGCCAGTTCGCGGATACCTACCTGATCATCAAGCAGGGCGGGCAACTCATGCTGGTGGACCAGCACGCCGCTCATGAGCGGGTTCTGCTGCACGTCATGCGCGCCCGGCGCACCAGCGGAGATTCACAGCCGCTGGCCATGCCCCTTGAGATGGCCCTGCATCCCAGCGAGGCCGAGCAGTTGCAGGAAATATGGGGCGAACTGCGCGCCATGGGATTCCTGCTGGAAATGGACGGCACGCATCGGGTGCTGGTCAAGGGCATTCCGCCCACGCTGGAAACCGGCCGGGCCCGCGAATACCTGACCGATGCGCTGGCCTGCAAGTCCGGCGGTCTGGAAGACCTGTGGACCATGCTGTCCTGCAAGTCGGCCATCAAGGCCGGGCAGCCCCTGGCCCACGACGAGGTCATGGCCCTGCTCGAGGCCTGGCTGGCCACGCCCGACCATGATTTCTGCCCGCACGGACGGCCTGCGGTCATCCGGTGGACCGCGGGTGATCTGGAACGGCTTTTCAAACGAAAGTGA
- the alr gene encoding alanine racemase: protein MIEYSKIEIQVDLAAVQHNYRELAKAGTRLIAVVKSDAYGHGLAQVFSALEATGADTFAVGYVHEAHQLRESGCRGRIISLLGPVDSDDMTRLAHGDIIPFIGHFDTLRALADRWPAPEDAGCPGTLDIALKFDTGMSRLGFQRDELPELLDFLRAHPQLRPVMASSHLAASDEPDRDALTAGQQALFFEIVDALRGAGFEVEANLSNSAAIMGHEACRYDTQRAGIALYGGNPFAGTARESLGRNLRPTMAATAPVLHVHTLEKGQGISYGHTYVSDRDRTVAVVGAGYADCYSRGLSNRGFMNAGGVRVPILGRVCMQMTCVDVSALAGQGVDLHVGDRVHLLGGDDPGRVDIHELASWWGTITYEALCVLGMNRRVFLK from the coding sequence ATGATAGAATATTCAAAAATAGAGATTCAGGTCGATCTGGCTGCGGTGCAGCACAACTACCGGGAGCTGGCCAAGGCCGGGACCCGGCTTATCGCCGTGGTCAAATCCGACGCTTACGGCCACGGGCTGGCGCAGGTTTTCTCCGCGCTGGAAGCGACCGGCGCGGACACTTTTGCCGTGGGCTACGTGCACGAGGCGCACCAGCTGCGCGAATCCGGTTGCCGGGGGCGCATCATCAGCCTGCTCGGCCCGGTTGATTCGGACGACATGACCCGGCTGGCCCATGGTGACATCATACCTTTTATCGGGCACTTCGATACGTTGCGCGCGCTGGCAGACCGCTGGCCCGCTCCGGAAGATGCCGGTTGTCCCGGCACCCTCGACATTGCCCTGAAGTTCGACACGGGCATGTCCCGGCTCGGGTTTCAGAGGGATGAACTGCCGGAGCTGCTGGATTTTTTGCGCGCCCATCCCCAGTTGCGGCCGGTCATGGCCTCCTCGCACCTTGCGGCCTCGGACGAGCCGGACAGAGATGCGCTCACCGCCGGGCAGCAGGCGCTTTTCTTCGAGATCGTGGACGCATTGCGCGGCGCGGGATTCGAGGTGGAGGCCAACCTTTCCAACTCGGCCGCCATCATGGGTCACGAGGCCTGTCGCTACGACACGCAGCGGGCCGGAATCGCGCTGTATGGCGGCAATCCCTTTGCGGGCACGGCCCGGGAATCTCTTGGTCGGAATCTGCGCCCCACCATGGCGGCCACGGCTCCGGTGCTGCATGTGCACACCCTGGAAAAGGGGCAGGGCATCAGCTACGGCCACACCTATGTTTCGGACCGCGACAGGACCGTTGCCGTTGTGGGGGCGGGCTATGCGGACTGCTACAGCCGCGGTCTTTCCAACAGGGGCTTCATGAACGCGGGCGGGGTTCGGGTTCCCATACTCGGCCGTGTCTGCATGCAGATGACCTGTGTTGACGTGTCCGCCCTTGCAGGGCAGGGTGTGGACCTGCACGTGGGTGACCGCGTCCACCTTCTGGGCGGCGATGATCCCGGACGGGTGGACATTCACGAGCTGGCCTCGTGGTGGGGCACCATTACCTATGAAGCGTTGTGCGTGCTGGGCATGAACCGGCGCGTATTTTTGAAATGA
- the gltA gene encoding NADPH-dependent glutamate synthase: protein MPEQPADVRAGNFREVALGYSMEQALLEAGRCLQCKVPLCQKGCPVEIDIKGFIAKICEKDLDGAYAVIRETNSLPAVCGRVCPQETQCEGNCILGKKFEPVAIGRLERFVADTFMAKNACETVTGKQECSMERDDRKVACIGAGPSSLTVAGYLASKGIKVTVFEALHEPGGVLIYGIPEFRLPKSIVANEVAAMQELGVDIKVNWVGGKTVTIQDLQQEGFDAIFIGVGAGLPRFLNVPGENLVGVFSANEYLTRVNLGRAYDFPGYDTPTYMGKNVVVLGGGNVAMDAARTAKRMGADSVSIVYRRTQDAMPARLEELHHAIEEGVAIKALCGPIAFNGDDKGNLVSMDVQKMCLGEPDESGRRSPVCLEGETETIPCDMAVIAVGTRPNPILLEATPDLELNKWGYIEADPETGETSMPNVFAGGDIVTGAATVISAMGAGRRAAMEIARRLL from the coding sequence ATGCCCGAGCAACCCGCGGACGTGCGCGCCGGGAACTTCCGGGAAGTGGCCCTGGGCTATTCCATGGAACAGGCCCTGCTTGAAGCCGGACGCTGCCTGCAGTGCAAGGTTCCCCTCTGCCAGAAAGGCTGCCCCGTTGAAATCGACATCAAGGGCTTCATTGCCAAAATTTGCGAAAAGGATCTGGACGGAGCCTACGCGGTCATCCGCGAAACCAATTCCCTGCCCGCTGTCTGCGGCCGCGTCTGTCCGCAGGAAACCCAGTGCGAGGGCAACTGTATTCTGGGCAAGAAGTTCGAGCCCGTGGCCATCGGCCGCCTCGAACGCTTCGTGGCCGACACCTTCATGGCCAAGAACGCCTGCGAAACCGTCACCGGCAAGCAGGAATGTTCCATGGAACGCGACGACCGCAAGGTCGCCTGCATCGGCGCTGGCCCCTCGTCCCTGACCGTGGCCGGATACCTCGCCTCCAAAGGCATCAAGGTCACGGTTTTCGAGGCCCTGCACGAACCGGGCGGCGTGCTCATCTACGGCATTCCCGAATTTCGCCTGCCCAAATCCATCGTGGCCAACGAAGTGGCCGCCATGCAGGAACTCGGCGTGGACATCAAGGTCAACTGGGTGGGCGGCAAGACCGTGACCATTCAGGACCTTCAGCAAGAGGGCTTTGATGCCATCTTCATCGGCGTGGGCGCGGGCCTGCCCCGCTTCCTGAACGTGCCCGGCGAAAACCTCGTGGGCGTGTTCTCGGCCAACGAATACCTGACCCGCGTCAACCTCGGCCGGGCCTATGACTTCCCGGGCTACGACACCCCCACCTACATGGGCAAGAACGTGGTGGTCCTCGGGGGTGGCAACGTGGCCATGGACGCGGCGCGCACGGCCAAACGCATGGGCGCGGACTCCGTGTCCATCGTCTACCGCCGCACGCAGGACGCCATGCCCGCACGGCTCGAAGAGCTGCACCATGCCATCGAGGAAGGCGTGGCGATCAAGGCCCTGTGCGGCCCCATCGCCTTCAATGGCGACGACAAGGGCAACCTCGTCTCCATGGACGTGCAGAAGATGTGCCTGGGCGAACCGGACGAATCCGGCCGCAGAAGCCCGGTCTGCCTCGAGGGCGAAACCGAAACCATTCCCTGCGACATGGCCGTCATCGCGGTGGGAACGCGGCCCAATCCCATCCTGCTGGAAGCCACGCCCGATCTGGAACTGAACAAGTGGGGCTACATCGAGGCCGATCCCGAAACCGGGGAAACCTCCATGCCCAACGTGTTTGCTGGCGGCGACATCGTCACGGGAGCGGCCACGGTCATTTCGGCCATGGGTGCCGGACGCCGTGCGGCCATGGAAATTGCCAGGCGCCTGCTCTGA
- a CDS encoding sulfide/dihydroorotate dehydrogenase-like FAD/NAD-binding protein: MAYKILQKQELIPGQTSLLVIDAPQIASKAKPGNFVILRIDEKGERVPLTIADKDPEAGTITIVFLVVGKSSAQLNALQQGDEILDVCGPLGKPTHIEKHDTVICVGGGTGIAAMHHIAKGHHEAGNHVVAIIGARSKDLLLFECELDGFCPEVLVATDDGSVGHKGFVTDLLQKRLEEDKSVGEVVAIGPVPMMEAVARVTKPFGVKTTVSLNSIMVDGIGMCGACRCTVGGETKFACVDGPEFDGQKVDFNELKARLWQFRDQEQESMEHYKKECTCGKH; this comes from the coding sequence ATGGCGTACAAAATTTTGCAGAAGCAGGAGCTCATTCCGGGCCAGACCTCACTGCTGGTCATCGACGCTCCCCAGATAGCCAGCAAGGCCAAACCCGGCAACTTCGTGATCCTGCGCATCGACGAAAAAGGGGAACGCGTACCCCTGACCATTGCGGACAAGGACCCCGAAGCAGGCACCATCACCATCGTCTTTCTGGTGGTGGGCAAATCCTCGGCACAACTCAATGCGCTGCAGCAGGGCGATGAAATCCTCGACGTATGCGGCCCGCTGGGCAAGCCCACCCACATCGAAAAGCACGACACGGTCATCTGCGTTGGCGGCGGCACCGGAATCGCGGCCATGCACCACATCGCCAAGGGACACCACGAGGCGGGCAACCACGTTGTGGCCATCATCGGCGCGCGCAGCAAGGACCTTCTGCTCTTCGAATGCGAGCTGGACGGCTTCTGTCCCGAGGTGCTGGTGGCTACGGACGACGGCTCCGTGGGGCACAAGGGCTTTGTGACCGACCTGCTGCAAAAACGGCTCGAGGAAGACAAGAGCGTGGGCGAAGTGGTGGCCATCGGCCCGGTGCCCATGATGGAGGCCGTGGCCCGCGTGACCAAGCCCTTCGGCGTCAAGACCACGGTCAGCCTCAACTCCATCATGGTGGACGGTATCGGCATGTGCGGTGCCTGCCGCTGCACCGTGGGCGGCGAAACAAAATTCGCCTGCGTGGACGGCCCCGAATTCGACGGCCAGAAAGTGGATTTCAACGAACTCAAGGCCCGACTGTGGCAGTTCCGGGATCAGGAGCAGGAATCCATGGAACACTACAAGAAGGAGTGCACCTGTGGGAAACACTAA
- a CDS encoding heavy metal translocating P-type ATPase, producing MNESAKARVTGMHCAACSARIEKVVGAMDGVADVNVNLASESLNLKYDPDVTDPDAVAERIAGLGFGAEFARAAEAGEQELDLSVGGMHCAACSARIERIVGKMDGVREASVNLASARAQVFFDPAVVSRRDIRQAIHKAGFTTEISDGAGARYEQQRKEAEQRLAVQKRELIPAFAFALPLLVVSMGHMWGMPLPRFMDPAHSPLNFALIQLGLTLPVVWAGRGFYLRGVPAFLRRSPSMDSLVAMGTGAAFIYSFWNTVEIALGMQAHARAMDLYYESAAVLIAMISLGKYFEARSRLRTTDAIGALLRLAPETAILLRDGEQQEIAAQDVEPGDSLLIRPGARIPVDGSVVSGRSHVDESMLTGEPVPVAKGEGDALAGGTLNTNGSLTMLAERVGEDTMLARIVRLVQDAQGSKAPIAGLADRISFYFVPSVMGVALLAAIAWGLFGQADFSFCLRIFVAVMVIACPCAMGLATPVSIMVGTGRGAQLGVLVKSGRALQEAGSIDTVVFDKTGTLTHGRPELQEVSAFGEYDDAQALRLAARAESESEHPLAGALVRGAAERGLDSGGAASLEAVPGRGLRAEVDGSAILLGNREFMEESGVEASGLNKAVTVADACSHKGMTALFMAVDGAMAAVFAIADQLRDEAAGVVRELRSMGTDVVMLTGDNEVTAQSVARDAGIDTVIAQVLPDRKAGEVERLQAEGRTVAMVGDGINDAPALARADLGMAMGSGIDVAVESGDVVLMKGELDAVLTALRLSRATMRNIRQNLFWAFAFNVIGIPIAAGVLHVFGGPTLNPMLAGTAMALSSVTVVSNALRLRFFS from the coding sequence ATGAATGAAAGCGCAAAGGCCCGCGTGACGGGAATGCACTGCGCCGCATGTTCGGCGCGCATAGAAAAGGTCGTGGGCGCCATGGACGGCGTTGCGGACGTGAACGTGAATCTGGCTTCGGAAAGCCTGAATCTGAAATATGATCCGGATGTTACCGATCCTGACGCCGTGGCCGAGCGCATTGCCGGGCTCGGATTCGGAGCCGAGTTCGCCAGGGCCGCCGAAGCCGGGGAGCAGGAGCTGGACCTTTCCGTGGGCGGCATGCATTGCGCGGCGTGTTCCGCACGCATAGAAAGGATTGTGGGGAAGATGGACGGCGTGCGCGAGGCCAGCGTGAACCTTGCTTCGGCCCGGGCACAGGTTTTTTTCGACCCGGCCGTGGTTTCGCGGCGGGACATCCGGCAGGCCATCCACAAGGCGGGATTCACCACCGAGATTTCGGACGGGGCCGGTGCGCGTTACGAGCAGCAGCGCAAGGAGGCCGAGCAGCGGCTGGCCGTGCAGAAACGCGAATTGATCCCGGCGTTCGCCTTTGCCCTGCCGTTGCTGGTGGTCAGCATGGGCCACATGTGGGGCATGCCGTTGCCCCGGTTCATGGACCCGGCTCACAGTCCGCTGAATTTTGCCCTGATCCAGCTCGGCCTGACCCTGCCCGTTGTCTGGGCCGGGAGGGGCTTTTACCTGCGCGGCGTCCCCGCGTTTCTGCGGCGTTCGCCCAGCATGGATTCCCTTGTGGCCATGGGAACCGGGGCCGCATTCATCTATTCCTTCTGGAACACGGTGGAGATCGCCTTGGGCATGCAGGCCCACGCCCGGGCCATGGATTTGTATTACGAATCCGCGGCCGTGCTCATCGCCATGATTTCGCTGGGCAAGTATTTCGAGGCGCGCTCCCGCCTGCGCACCACGGACGCCATCGGTGCGCTGCTGCGGCTGGCCCCGGAGACCGCCATACTGCTGCGGGACGGCGAACAGCAGGAGATTGCGGCGCAGGACGTGGAACCGGGCGATTCCCTGCTCATCCGTCCGGGCGCGCGCATTCCCGTGGACGGTTCCGTTGTTTCGGGCCGTTCCCATGTGGATGAATCCATGCTCACGGGCGAGCCTGTGCCTGTGGCCAAGGGTGAAGGCGACGCCTTGGCCGGCGGCACCCTGAACACCAACGGCAGCCTGACCATGCTGGCCGAGCGGGTGGGCGAAGACACCATGCTGGCGCGCATCGTGCGGCTGGTGCAGGACGCGCAGGGCTCCAAGGCTCCCATTGCCGGGCTGGCCGACCGCATCAGTTTCTATTTCGTGCCTTCGGTCATGGGCGTGGCCCTGTTGGCGGCCATTGCCTGGGGGCTTTTCGGACAGGCCGATTTTTCGTTCTGCCTGCGCATTTTCGTGGCGGTCATGGTCATTGCCTGCCCCTGCGCCATGGGACTTGCCACCCCGGTTTCCATCATGGTGGGCACCGGACGCGGTGCGCAGCTGGGGGTTTTGGTCAAGAGCGGTCGGGCATTGCAGGAGGCGGGCAGCATCGACACCGTGGTTTTCGACAAGACCGGCACGCTGACCCACGGCAGGCCGGAGTTGCAGGAGGTGAGTGCGTTTGGGGAATATGACGACGCTCAGGCCCTGCGCTTGGCCGCCCGGGCCGAGTCCGAATCCGAGCATCCGCTGGCCGGGGCATTGGTTCGCGGCGCTGCGGAGCGCGGTCTGGATTCCGGGGGCGCGGCATCGCTGGAAGCCGTTCCCGGACGCGGGCTGCGCGCGGAAGTGGACGGTTCGGCCATACTGCTGGGCAATCGGGAATTCATGGAAGAGAGCGGCGTGGAGGCCTCTGGCCTGAACAAGGCCGTAACGGTTGCGGACGCCTGTTCGCACAAGGGCATGACAGCCCTGTTCATGGCCGTGGACGGTGCCATGGCGGCGGTATTCGCCATTGCGGACCAGCTTCGGGACGAGGCGGCCGGAGTCGTGCGCGAATTGCGGTCCATGGGCACGGACGTGGTCATGCTCACGGGCGATAACGAGGTCACGGCGCAATCCGTGGCCCGGGACGCGGGCATCGACACCGTGATCGCGCAGGTTCTGCCGGACCGCAAGGCCGGTGAAGTGGAGCGCCTGCAGGCCGAAGGGCGCACCGTGGCCATGGTGGGCGACGGCATCAACGACGCCCCGGCCCTTGCGCGCGCCGATCTGGGCATGGCCATGGGCTCGGGCATCGACGTGGCCGTGGAGTCCGGGGACGTGGTGCTCATGAAGGGCGAGCTGGACGCGGTGCTCACGGCCCTGCGCCTGAGCCGGGCCACCATGCGCAACATCAGGCAGAATCTTTTTTGGGCCTTTGCCTTCAACGTCATCGGCATCCCCATTGCCGCCGGGGTGCTGCACGTTTTCGGCGGGCCGACCCTCAACCCCATGCTGGCCGGAACCGCCATGGCCCTGAGTTCGGTGACCGTGGTCTCCAATGCGCTCCGGCTGCGTTTTTTTTCGTAA
- a CDS encoding heavy-metal-associated domain-containing protein, producing the protein MSNVTVKGMSCQHCVASVTQALEALEGVGDVRVDLDSGVAEYTEEKPVEPEAVRKAIESIGFDVED; encoded by the coding sequence ATGAGCAACGTCACGGTAAAAGGCATGAGCTGCCAGCACTGCGTGGCATCGGTGACACAGGCGCTCGAAGCGCTGGAAGGCGTTGGCGACGTGCGTGTCGACCTTGATTCGGGGGTGGCCGAATACACGGAAGAAAAGCCCGTGGAGCCGGAAGCGGTCCGCAAGGCTATCGAATCCATCGGGTTCGACGTGGAAGATTAG